The sequence below is a genomic window from Salicibibacter cibarius.
CATATCCCCTTGATCAAGACCTAATGCATCGGTTTTAGGGTCAGCGGCCATTCTAAAAGCAATAATGAAATCGTTTGATACTGCCTTTCTAACCGCTTGAATCACCTCGATCGAAAAACGCATACGACCAGCAAAGTCCCCACCATATCTATCCGTGCGATGGTTAAGGGTTGGGCTCCAAAATTGTTCAATGAGATGTCCCGAAAAAGATGTAATCTCAATGCCATCCCATCCACAACGTTCTAACCGCTCCGCAGCTTCAGCAAAAGACTGGACGATGGGCGGTATTTCCTCCGTACGCATAACGTGTGGGATCTCTCGATGCACCCCCTCCGGAACGGCAGACGGCGCCTGTATAGGGCGACCACTTACCGATGAATCTGCACGTCTTCCCATATGGGTGGCCTGGGACATAATTAAGGCGCCATGGGCATGAACACGGTCGGCAAGGTCCTTCAATAAAGGCTCATTTTCCTCATTCCATAAACTGACCGATCCATAGGAAGCTGCCGATTCTTCATAGACACTGGCAGAGCCAAACGTCATAATGATCCCGGCACCTCCGGCCGCTTTACGTTCATGGTATCTAACATGACGATCATTGATGAGACCCGTTCCATTATCCCACGCCACAGCATGTGACGTTGATACAATACGATTTTTGGCTTTTTTATTGCCAATTTTCAACGGACTGAATAAGGTTTGCAAGTCGGTAGCAGTAGTCACTAGTCTCCCCCATTTCTTATATCAATTGATGCCGTTTACTGCTCGGGGAATGGCTGAAAATTCATCGAAGTGACTTTACCGAAGCGACCCATGCGGATCAATGACGAATTTCTTCGCTACACCACTGTCAAAATCAGCGTATCCTTCGGGAGCTTCGTCAAGGGAAATCACCTGCGCGTTAACCGCTTTGGCAATTTGAGCTTTGCCGGATAAAATCGATTTCATCAAACCGCGATTGTAGTACATAGCCGGTGTCTGGCCGGTGACGAAAGTATGCGCTTTTGCCCACCCCTGGCCGAAGCGCACTTTTAATGACCCTGTCTGGGCATCCTTATCCGCTGCCCCGGGGTCTTCAGTGACATAAAGCCCAGGTATGCCAAGGCCTCCGCCGGCCTGTGTCACATCCATAATCGCGTTTAATACAGCAGCCGGCTGTTCACCGCTTTCTCCATGTCCTGAAGCTTCAAATCCGACCGCATCAATGGCAGCATCCACTTCCGGAACGCCCAAGATTTGTTCAATTTGTTCGCCCAACCGATCATGTTCTTTCAAATTAACTGTTTCACACCCGAAACTTTTCGCTTGTTGAAGCCGCTCTTCATTTAAGTCACCGACAATAACAGCGGAGGCGCCAAGGAGTTGGGCTGAATGCGCCGCGGCTAGTCCTACCGGTCCCGCTCCAGCAACATAGACCGTGGAACCCATTGTGACACCTGCTGAATAGGCACCGTGAAACCCGGTTGGGAAAATATCGGTAAGCATTGTCAGGTCAAGGATCTTGTCCATCGCTTGATCCTTATCAGGGAACTTCAAAAGTTGAAAGTCGGCATATGGAACCATTACATATTCCGACTGACCTCCGACCCAGCCGCCCATATCTACGTAACCGTATGCCGAACCGGGACGATCCGGATTCACATTCAGGCAAATATGGGTTTTTTGTTGTTGACACATGACGCAGCGACCACAAGCGATGTTAAAAGGAACCGATACCATATCCCCTTTTTCAATAAATTCAACGTCTCGCCCTATTTCAATGACTTCCCCGGTGATTTCATGTCCGAGAACCAAGCCCTGAGGGGCCGTTGTTCTGCCGCGAACCATATGTTGGTCGCTTCCGCAAATATTTGTCGCTATAACTTTAAGGATAACCCCATGCTCACATTTTCTGTTGACGTTTTCTTTCGGTACACCGGGACCATCTCTAAGAATGAGTTCCGGATAACCGATGTCTTCGACCGTGACCTTTCCCGTACCTTGATAAACGACGCCTTTGTTGGATGCCATAATGATCCCTCCAAAAAAGTTGTAACCGCTTGCATTTTTTGCGTTAAAGGAGTGCAAAAAGAGCAAGGGATGGTGTGAATATAATATAAATTAAAAATATTATATCATTATCTCTTCTTGCTATTAATTGTATAAAAAGACTTAAATCATGTAAAATGATTAAAAACGATAGGTTTTATCATTATTAGAAATAAGGGGTTGACCTACTTGAGTTTTTTTAAAAAAGGGAGGGAAGCTTAAATTGGAAATCAAAGATTTGAAAATTTTCAAATCAGTAGCTTTTTACGGAAGTGTCAGCAAAGCCGCCCATGAATTAAATTATGTTCAATCCCATGTGACGACGAGAATTCAATTGTTAGAGAAAGAATTGCAAACACAATTATTTCACCGGAACAGCCGTGGCATGATTTTAAATCCTGAAGGAAAAAAGCTTTTATCGTATACGGAGAATCTTTTAACCACGCTTGATGAAATGGTAAAAGTCGTTCAAGATTCGGACCAACCATCAGGTGAACTTGACTTGGGAACCGTTGAAACCGTCATTCGGCTCCCACACATTTTATCCGCTTATCACAACGATTACCCAAACGTTGACTTATCATTGGTCACAGATGTCACGGAAAACCTGGTAGAGCAGGTGCTTGCACACAAAATAGACGGTGCTTTTGTCACCGGATTTGAAGAACACCCTAAAATCACCCAACATAAAGTTTTTCATGAAGAATTGACTTTAATTTCTAATAATGAAGAAATGTCATTGGATGAATTCGCCCATAAACCATTACTCGTGTTTAAACAGGGGTGCAGCTACCGGGCCAAGTTAACGGCATGGATCCAAGCCGAGGGCATACATCCCGCGAACATTATCGAATTCGGCACGT
It includes:
- a CDS encoding LysR family transcriptional regulator; amino-acid sequence: MEIKDLKIFKSVAFYGSVSKAAHELNYVQSHVTTRIQLLEKELQTQLFHRNSRGMILNPEGKKLLSYTENLLTTLDEMVKVVQDSDQPSGELDLGTVETVIRLPHILSAYHNDYPNVDLSLVTDVTENLVEQVLAHKIDGAFVTGFEEHPKITQHKVFHEELTLISNNEEMSLDEFAHKPLLVFKQGCSYRAKLTAWIQAEGIHPANIIEFGTLETILGCVVSGLGVTLLPKSTVHHLEEEGLVRCMNLPEQYSHVTTVFIRRSDAYLTNSMRKFIETIDTVKETRRANPLRYQF
- the fdhA gene encoding formaldehyde dehydrogenase, glutathione-independent, producing the protein MASNKGVVYQGTGKVTVEDIGYPELILRDGPGVPKENVNRKCEHGVILKVIATNICGSDQHMVRGRTTAPQGLVLGHEITGEVIEIGRDVEFIEKGDMVSVPFNIACGRCVMCQQQKTHICLNVNPDRPGSAYGYVDMGGWVGGQSEYVMVPYADFQLLKFPDKDQAMDKILDLTMLTDIFPTGFHGAYSAGVTMGSTVYVAGAGPVGLAAAHSAQLLGASAVIVGDLNEERLQQAKSFGCETVNLKEHDRLGEQIEQILGVPEVDAAIDAVGFEASGHGESGEQPAAVLNAIMDVTQAGGGLGIPGLYVTEDPGAADKDAQTGSLKVRFGQGWAKAHTFVTGQTPAMYYNRGLMKSILSGKAQIAKAVNAQVISLDEAPEGYADFDSGVAKKFVIDPHGSLR